A DNA window from Gillisia sp. Hel1_33_143 contains the following coding sequences:
- the hemN gene encoding oxygen-independent coproporphyrinogen III oxidase gives MHSIISKYNVPGPRYTSYPTVPYWDEENFSLKDWKRTLQQSFKESNSSEGISLYIHLPYCESMCTFCGCNKRITKNHKVEVPYIQLVIQEFKLYTELFQERPKIKQLHLGGGTPTFFSAEHLDRLLCGLLTLADKAPNFEFSFEGHPNNTTTAHLETLASHGFKRVCYGVQDYNLKVQKAINRIQPYANVKTATENAYSAGFTSVGHDIIYGLPFQTLVDVINTIDKTISLQPDRIAYYSYAHVPWIKGNGQRGFNNNDLPSAALKREQYEAGKNKLIEAGYVEIGMDHFALKTDSLYKAQQNGTIHRNFMGYCDSKTQVMIGLGVSAIGDSWYSFAQNVKNIEAYEKLIVNKILPISKGHILTSEDLKVRMHILNLMCTFKTEWNHNEQYLAEIPDILTKLKELQADGLIILTEGSVEITEKGRPFLRNVCMPFDLRLQQKQPDRPLFSMTV, from the coding sequence ATGCACTCTATAATTTCAAAATATAACGTTCCTGGACCTAGATATACCAGTTATCCAACTGTGCCCTATTGGGATGAGGAGAATTTTTCACTTAAAGATTGGAAGAGAACCTTGCAACAATCGTTTAAAGAAAGTAATTCTTCAGAAGGAATAAGCCTTTATATTCATCTTCCCTATTGCGAAAGTATGTGCACCTTTTGTGGCTGTAACAAACGTATTACTAAAAATCATAAAGTTGAAGTTCCCTATATTCAATTAGTGATACAGGAATTTAAATTATATACAGAATTATTTCAAGAGAGACCAAAGATCAAGCAATTACACCTTGGAGGCGGCACCCCTACTTTTTTTTCTGCAGAACATCTAGACAGGTTATTATGTGGATTATTGACACTTGCAGATAAGGCTCCTAATTTCGAATTCAGCTTTGAGGGACACCCTAATAATACCACTACTGCACATTTAGAAACTCTGGCCTCTCATGGGTTTAAGCGTGTATGTTATGGGGTACAGGATTATAATCTTAAAGTGCAAAAAGCTATAAACCGTATCCAACCTTATGCAAATGTGAAAACAGCTACTGAAAATGCCTATAGTGCCGGTTTCACTTCTGTGGGACATGATATCATCTACGGATTACCTTTTCAAACTTTAGTAGATGTAATTAATACAATAGATAAAACGATCTCATTACAACCAGATAGAATTGCCTATTATAGTTATGCGCATGTGCCGTGGATTAAAGGAAATGGTCAACGTGGATTTAATAACAACGATTTACCTTCTGCAGCTTTAAAGCGCGAGCAGTATGAGGCGGGAAAAAATAAACTTATAGAAGCGGGTTATGTGGAAATAGGAATGGATCATTTTGCTCTAAAAACAGATTCATTGTATAAAGCACAACAAAACGGTACTATTCATCGTAACTTCATGGGGTATTGCGACAGTAAAACTCAGGTAATGATAGGCCTGGGAGTTTCTGCTATTGGAGATAGTTGGTATAGTTTTGCTCAGAATGTAAAAAATATTGAAGCCTATGAGAAATTAATAGTTAATAAAATTTTACCCATTTCTAAAGGTCATATTTTAACTTCGGAAGATCTTAAAGTACGAATGCATATTCTAAATCTAATGTGCACATTTAAAACGGAGTGGAATCACAACGAGCAGTATCTTGCCGAAATTCCAGATATACTTACCAAATTGAAAGAGCTGCAAGCAGATGGTCTAATTATTCTAACAGAAGGATCTGTAGAAATAACTGAAAAAGGAAGACCATTTTTAAGAAATGTTTGTATGCCTTTCGATCTCAGACTACAGCAGAAACAACCAGATAGACCTTTATTTTCTATGACCGTGTAA
- a CDS encoding response regulator transcription factor, which yields MKKIYLVEDDHALRELISFLLMDKDYEVEAFANAKSFKNKISTADADLILLDIMLPDGNGIDLCKLVKATSNTKDIPVLLMSAHANPSIANDSGANDFIAKPFNVDDLYMHVQKNLA from the coding sequence ATGAAAAAAATTTATTTAGTTGAAGATGACCATGCTTTGAGAGAACTTATTTCTTTTTTATTGATGGATAAAGATTATGAAGTGGAGGCCTTTGCTAATGCAAAATCTTTTAAAAACAAGATCTCTACTGCAGATGCAGATCTTATTCTTCTTGATATCATGCTTCCCGATGGAAATGGGATAGATCTTTGCAAATTGGTTAAAGCAACTTCAAACACAAAAGATATACCTGTATTATTAATGTCTGCTCATGCAAACCCTTCTATTGCTAATGATTCTGGAGCTAATGATTTTATAGCAAAACCTTTTAATGTAGATGATCTTTATATGCACGTTCAAAAGAATCTGGCATAA
- a CDS encoding PAS domain S-box protein — MQLSSDAEDLQPGKNSDRTKSDVEQVLKHLPIPVFICNNHGDLLYFNDFFKQIGMETDAEIENIRSLEALSFSDIYTNQPINNASLIDRLNSNELKVTNLKAQFKADSLKPYKISIDKINFAQNSECLRFCFTPTESLKLDEIKQTVLSAIVESSDDAIISKDLNGYITSWNQSATRIFGYSEEEIVGKHISILFPPDRIDDEQMIIETIKNGEQIDHFETLRLKKGGEEILISVTISPIRNASGKIIGASKIVRDISDRYKQELKQAMLSSIVSSSDDAIISKNLDGIITSWNLGATRIFGYSEQEMLGTSVKKLIPENRINEEDIIINNIKSGKRIAHFETKRLAKDGKKIPVSISVSPIKDSSGKIIGASKIARNIKDRRKAKQKIKKYNQKLEIINTIGTEISSNLDVQIVLQKVTDATTKLSGAKFGAFFYNSEDESGEAMMLYTLSGATKEDFEKLGMPRHTQIFKPTFGGQGILRIDDIKSDPRYGNNPPHKGMPIGHLPVSSYMAIPVITSSGNVIGGLIFGHPEKGKFKEDHENIVKNIATQAAIALDNSRLFERVRSLSEKKDEFIALASHELKTPLTTVIGYLQVLEKKIKEPLSRKFLSKSLDQTYKLNSLIEDLLNMSRIEAGKLDFSYEDFDITAMLQDLSETFNDGENTHNLISNIGDQPLMVTADKQRIEQVVRNLLSNAVKYSPQAEEIYLDLNAKDNKVIVKVRDNGIGLTPQQKKQVFNRFYRAETTKGINGLGLGLYLTKQIIDGHDEELIVKTEIGVGSEFCFTLERAH, encoded by the coding sequence ATGCAATTATCTAGTGATGCGGAAGATCTGCAACCCGGCAAAAATTCTGATAGAACAAAATCTGATGTGGAGCAAGTATTAAAACATCTCCCAATACCTGTTTTTATATGCAATAATCATGGAGACCTACTTTATTTCAATGATTTTTTCAAGCAGATTGGAATGGAAACAGATGCTGAGATTGAAAATATAAGATCTTTGGAAGCTCTTAGTTTTAGTGATATTTATACCAATCAGCCTATAAATAATGCTTCTTTAATAGATAGACTGAATTCTAATGAACTTAAAGTAACTAATTTAAAGGCACAATTTAAAGCTGATTCTTTAAAGCCTTATAAAATATCAATAGACAAAATTAATTTTGCTCAAAATAGTGAATGTCTACGCTTCTGTTTTACACCTACAGAAAGCCTGAAACTTGATGAAATTAAACAAACAGTATTATCTGCTATTGTAGAATCTTCAGATGATGCAATAATCAGTAAAGATCTTAATGGATATATTACTAGTTGGAACCAATCTGCCACTCGTATTTTTGGGTATTCAGAAGAAGAAATAGTAGGAAAACATATCAGCATTCTTTTTCCGCCAGACAGAATTGATGATGAGCAAATGATCATTGAAACCATTAAAAATGGAGAACAAATAGATCATTTTGAAACATTAAGACTTAAAAAAGGCGGAGAGGAGATATTGATCTCTGTAACTATTTCTCCAATTAGAAATGCTTCCGGGAAAATAATTGGCGCTTCAAAAATTGTAAGAGATATTTCAGATAGGTATAAGCAAGAACTAAAGCAGGCCATGTTATCTTCTATAGTATCTTCTTCTGATGATGCTATTATTAGTAAAAATCTTGATGGGATCATCACTTCGTGGAATTTAGGTGCTACCAGAATATTTGGATATTCTGAACAGGAAATGCTGGGGACATCTGTTAAAAAGCTTATTCCGGAGAACAGAATAAATGAAGAAGATATCATTATCAATAATATCAAAAGCGGAAAAAGGATCGCTCATTTTGAAACCAAACGTTTAGCCAAGGATGGCAAGAAGATACCCGTATCTATAAGTGTCTCTCCAATAAAAGATAGTAGCGGAAAAATAATTGGTGCATCCAAAATTGCCAGGAATATAAAAGATAGAAGAAAAGCTAAGCAAAAGATCAAAAAATACAATCAAAAATTAGAGATAATCAATACCATAGGTACAGAAATCTCTTCTAATTTGGATGTGCAAATAGTGCTGCAAAAGGTTACCGATGCAACTACTAAATTGTCTGGAGCAAAATTTGGCGCATTCTTTTATAACAGTGAAGATGAATCTGGCGAGGCAATGATGCTTTACACACTCTCTGGCGCTACTAAAGAAGATTTTGAAAAGTTAGGAATGCCAAGACATACACAAATCTTCAAACCAACTTTTGGAGGGCAGGGAATCTTAAGAATAGATGATATTAAAAGTGATCCTAGATATGGAAATAATCCTCCACATAAAGGAATGCCTATAGGTCACCTTCCTGTTTCTAGCTATATGGCCATTCCTGTAATCACTTCTTCTGGAAATGTTATTGGAGGATTGATCTTTGGGCATCCCGAGAAAGGAAAATTTAAAGAGGATCATGAAAATATTGTAAAAAATATAGCCACTCAGGCTGCAATTGCATTAGACAATTCTCGTCTTTTTGAAAGAGTAAGATCATTAAGTGAAAAGAAAGATGAATTTATAGCCCTTGCAAGTCACGAGTTAAAAACTCCGCTTACCACCGTTATTGGATATCTTCAGGTGTTGGAAAAAAAGATAAAAGAACCATTATCTAGAAAGTTCTTATCTAAATCTCTAGATCAGACCTATAAATTGAACTCTCTTATAGAAGATCTTTTAAATATGTCTAGAATAGAGGCAGGAAAATTAGATTTTAGTTATGAAGATTTTGATATTACCGCCATGTTACAGGATCTAAGCGAAACCTTTAATGATGGAGAGAATACCCATAATTTGATCTCTAATATTGGAGATCAACCACTAATGGTTACAGCAGATAAACAAAGAATAGAACAGGTAGTGAGAAATCTTTTAAGCAATGCAGTAAAATATTCCCCACAAGCCGAAGAGATCTATCTCGACTTAAATGCAAAAGATAACAAAGTTATTGTTAAGGTTAGGGATAACGGAATTGGCTTAACTCCACAACAGAAAAAACAGGTTTTCAATAGATTTTACAGAGCAGAAACTACAAAAGGTATAAATGGACTTGGATTAGGACTCTATCTTACCAAACAGATTATTGATGGACATGATGAGGAACTAATTGTAAAGACTGAAATAGGTGTAGGTTCCGAATTTTGCTTCACATTAGAAAGAGCACATTAA